From Pseudochaenichthys georgianus chromosome 11, fPseGeo1.2, whole genome shotgun sequence, a single genomic window includes:
- the nt5c1aa gene encoding 5'-nucleotidase, cytosolic IAa, whose protein sequence is MSLDPVQVMSGQVKELKVGPSSNGDSRGPWEEKEDQDNVGLTTKPKPVTGRRTRKVEGGVFFPKPENAVTVAVSSRVLFRTEREQKVFEQDGVEEYLRFQIEHENEPFTPGPAFPFVKALEAVNCRLRELYPQSEELFDIVLVTYNHAHVGIRLINTINHHNLFIERFCMTGGSSPIGYLKAWQTNLYLSADADKVREALSEGIASATMFTSEKVTEVSESQLRVAFDGDAVLFSDESERIFKAHGLDKFFEHERDNEDTLLDHGPLKGFLEALGKLQKKFYAKGQRLDCPIRTYLVTARSAASSGIRALKTLRAWGLEIDEALFLAGAPKGPMLEKIRPHIYFDDQMFHVEGAAEMGTVAAHVPYGIAQKHNAKQNISVRK, encoded by the exons ATGAGTCTGGACCCTGTgcaggtgatgagcggacaggTCAAGGAACTCAAAGTTGGCCCTTCGTCCAACGGGGACAGCAGAGGACCGTGGGAAGAGAAAGAAGACCAGGATAACGTGGGCCTCACCACAAAGCCAAAACCA GTGACAGGGAGGCGCACCCGGAAGGTGGAGGGAGGCGTGTTTTTT CCAAAGCCAGAAAACGCAGTGACCGTCGccgtctcttctcgagtcttgTTTCGGACCGAGCGGGAGCAGAAGGTGTTTGAGCAGGACGGCGTAGAGGAGTATCTGAGGTTCCAAATCGAACATGAGAACGAGCCCTTCACCCCTGGACCTGCGTTCCCCTTCGTCAAG GCTCTGGAGGCGGTAAACTGTCGTCTTCGGGAGCTGTACCCACAAAGTGAAGAGCTGTTCGATATTGTTTTGGTGACGTACAACCATGCCCACGTTGGAATCCGGCTCATCAACACCATCAACCATCACA ACTTGTTTATCGAGAGGTTTTGTATGACGGGGGGAAGCAGTCCCATCGGCTACCTGAAGGCCTGGCAAACCAACCTCTACCTGTCTGCAGACGCCGACAAGGTCAGGGAGGCGCTGTCTGAAG GCATCGCATCAGCCACCATGTTCACGTCGGAGAAGGTCACAGAGGTGTCAGAGTCCCAGCTCAGGGTGGCATTCGATGGTGACGCCGTCCTCTTTTCCGACGAGTCCGAACGCATCTTCAAGGCTCACGGGCTGGACAAGTTCTTCGAGCACGAGAGGGACAACGAGGACACGCTGCTGGATCAT GGTCCCCTTAAAGGCTTCCTGGAAGCACTTGGGAAGCTCCAGAAAAAGTTTTACGCTAAAGGCCAGCGCCTGGACTGTCCCATCCGAACGTACTTGGTCACAGCACGTAGCGCCGCCAGTTCTGGGATCCGGGCGCTAAAGACCCTCAGGGCCTGGGGGCTGGAGATCGACGAGGCCTTGTTCCTGGCAGGCGCGCCGAAGGGCCCCATGCTGGAGAAGATCCGGCCTCACATCTACTTTGACGATCAGATGTTTCACGTGGAGGGAGCTGCTGAGATGGGCACGGTCGCTGCACATGTTCCCTACGGCATTGCACAGAAACATAACGCCAAACAGAACATCAGTGTGAGGAAATAG